A region from the Candidatus Electrothrix scaldis genome encodes:
- the secB gene encoding protein-export chaperone SecB, whose protein sequence is MTEEKVEHQNIPVFRMQKIYVKDLSFENPNAPQIFLPQAQEPKVDFNLRLGNKKVDDDHYEVTIAITAKVLDQKTEDTVMFVLELEHAAIFLLKNIPEEHIQRVLAVDCPLMLFPFTRQVASQLSVDGGFMPFLMDPINFVALYEKAQNQQKDA, encoded by the coding sequence ATGACAGAAGAAAAGGTCGAGCATCAGAATATTCCTGTTTTCCGCATGCAAAAAATTTATGTTAAGGATCTCTCTTTTGAGAATCCTAATGCACCACAGATTTTTCTTCCTCAAGCTCAAGAGCCCAAGGTGGATTTTAACTTGCGCCTTGGTAATAAAAAAGTCGATGACGATCATTACGAGGTCACTATTGCTATTACGGCTAAGGTACTTGATCAAAAGACTGAGGACACTGTTATGTTCGTGCTTGAGCTCGAGCATGCAGCTATTTTTCTGCTCAAAAATATACCCGAAGAACATATTCAACGGGTTCTGGCTGTTGACTGTCCTCTGATGCTCTTCCCCTTTACCCGCCAAGTAGCCTCACAGCTTTCTGTTGATGGAGGTTTTATGCCTTTCCTTATGGATCCCATTAATTTTGTGGCCCTGTACGAAAAGGCACAAAACCAACAAAAGGATGCCTAG